TTGGGGACGAGGCAGTCCAAAGAAGTGATCGATGAACAGATCAATCGATGAGCTTTTCAATTGACCGTTATCAGGTTGACGAGGGTTAAGGGATGCCCAGCGCGACACCCTGACACCAAGGTGCTGACGCGTTGGATCATCCCAGGTCTGGTAAAGACGATGAATCCGATCGTGTCGGTTTCGATGCGTCGAGCACACGGGGTTTATACCACCTCAGATGACGGTTTCTCCTTAATCAAAGGCTTTTGTAGCCAGCTTATCATTCACGAATTTGATTGCGCGAAAAAGTGTCGCAGGTTTCGGACGACTTCACGTTAGAAGTCGCATCCACGCAAGTGAACCAGCACAGGAAGAGGCGCCTTCACCATGTTTCGTAACTCGGTACGTTCGCAACCCACCGAAACGCTCGATACCCATCAGAAAGCGCTTGAGGTCAACCTTGATCCACGCCGCTATGGGACGTTCGCCGAAATTGGTGCTGGTCAAGAAGTTGTTCGTTGGTTCTTTCGCGTTGGCGGTGCCGCTGGGACGATCGCCAAAAGTATGTCGGCCTACGACATGAAAGTAAGCGATGCGATCTACGGGCGTGCTTCACGGTACGTTTGTCGCGAACGGCTTGAAGCAATGCTGGACTATGAGCAGAAGCTCAACATCGACCGCCTGAAGGAACAACGCGGCGACACAACTACATTTTTCTCATTCGCCGATACCGTTTCGGCACGAAACTTTCATGGCACCAACGCTTGCCACGGGTGGATCGGGATCAAGTTCCAGGCTCACCCTCAGGACGAAGACAGCCAAATTATTTTGCACGTCCGAATGTTGGACGATGAGGCCGCGCTGCAGCAAGAAGCCCTCGGGATTGTCGGTGTGAACTTGATCCACGGGGCGTTCGCGTTGCACCACGAGCCGGACTTGTTGATCGCATCGCTTTTGGACGGACTGTCAACGAGTCGAATTGAGATCGACATGATCGAATTTTCCGGCATCGCTTTTCGCAGCGTTGACAATCGACTGATGAGCCTACGTTTGGTCGAGCTGGGACTGAGCGGTGCGGCAATGTTCGCTGCCGACGGCACGGTTTTGCAACCTTCGGAATTCTTCTATCGCAAAG
This is a stretch of genomic DNA from Stieleria sp. JC731. It encodes these proteins:
- a CDS encoding TonB-dependent receptor, which codes for MFRNSVRSQPTETLDTHQKALEVNLDPRRYGTFAEIGAGQEVVRWFFRVGGAAGTIAKSMSAYDMKVSDAIYGRASRYVCRERLEAMLDYEQKLNIDRLKEQRGDTTTFFSFADTVSARNFHGTNACHGWIGIKFQAHPQDEDSQIILHVRMLDDEAALQQEALGIVGVNLIHGAFALHHEPDLLIASLLDGLSTSRIEIDMIEFSGIAFRSVDNRLMSLRLVELGLSGAAMFAADGTVLQPSEFFYRKAILVERGSFRPVCNVNLDMLRCAHDKFSKLPSVAGKEVAQVMELTMNNLKAEGEIDLNDFLARADVMAACGLPVLISDYFRYFKLAAYLSTLTKESIAITMGAGSVMELFDEQYYTSLDGGILESFGRLFKNDLKIYCYPMLDSTSGTLMTCNNLQVQAPLKQLFGYLHDRGCIQDVENYTPECLRIRSREVLKKIKEGDMSWESMVPDKVAEVIKKKRYFDHNPEFETADY